The following proteins are encoded in a genomic region of Microcoleus sp. FACHB-68:
- a CDS encoding phycobiliprotein lyase, producing MTSIAQLSQSTAESLIADFFRESEGEWRSERRYYTLPEGEIQELVSFIKVRFLAAGSPELLKLAQMHELSDETALTCGTQVSWESRESVSNRKKSAGSTLFGVLGEILYRDRGFATPKPVTAQFYMPNPQTLCLRTEYNGSVFEEELKQIGHSYRTRQTIISNAGEQVMIGQYLEKRIK from the coding sequence ATGACATCTATAGCACAACTATCTCAATCAACCGCCGAATCGCTGATTGCAGACTTTTTCCGCGAATCAGAGGGAGAATGGCGATCAGAGCGACGTTACTACACACTCCCGGAGGGAGAAATCCAAGAGCTAGTCAGTTTCATCAAAGTTAGGTTTCTGGCAGCAGGAAGTCCAGAACTGCTGAAATTGGCACAAATGCACGAGCTTAGTGACGAAACTGCCCTAACTTGTGGTACACAGGTTAGCTGGGAAAGCAGAGAATCCGTCTCTAATCGCAAAAAATCTGCCGGTTCCACCTTGTTTGGAGTATTGGGTGAGATTTTGTATCGAGATCGCGGTTTTGCGACTCCCAAGCCGGTGACAGCCCAGTTTTATATGCCCAATCCTCAAACCTTGTGCTTGCGGACAGAGTACAATGGCTCTGTGTTTGAAGAAGAATTAAAACAAATCGGTCACAGCTATCGCACAAGACAAACTATTATTTCAAATGCCGGCGAACAGGTGATGATCGGGCAGTATTTAGAAAAGCGCATTAAATAG
- a CDS encoding biotin--[acetyl-CoA-carboxylase] ligase produces the protein MGFSQERLETALQSTLRLGCDQTPFTVHIFNRLVSTNQTLWELIDQGAGAGTVAIASQQTAGRGQWGRQWQSQPGGLYLSLAIEPRLPASQSAQLTLCSAWGIAAALREWGIPVSLKWPNDLILAERKLGGILTETRVHQGKIAKAVVGVGINWANEVPETGINLQSFCTEEVCPSIASLEMLAAVTLRGLASGYQFLAEKGIAELLPAYCAFLTSLGKPIVVEGRQGVVVGVSSQGELQVRFHADPAGSEICLQPGTIALGYKY, from the coding sequence GTGGGATTTAGTCAAGAGCGGTTGGAGACAGCCCTCCAGTCAACCTTAAGACTTGGATGCGACCAGACACCGTTTACCGTCCATATTTTTAACCGGCTCGTCTCGACAAACCAGACGCTCTGGGAGTTAATTGATCAGGGTGCCGGTGCGGGAACGGTTGCAATTGCCAGCCAGCAAACGGCTGGACGCGGTCAGTGGGGCCGGCAGTGGCAGTCTCAACCGGGGGGATTGTATCTATCTCTGGCGATTGAGCCAAGGTTGCCGGCTTCCCAGAGTGCTCAGTTAACCCTTTGCAGTGCTTGGGGTATTGCAGCCGCCTTAAGAGAATGGGGCATTCCCGTCTCGCTCAAATGGCCCAATGACTTAATCCTAGCGGAACGCAAATTAGGAGGCATCCTAACCGAAACTCGCGTGCATCAAGGGAAAATTGCGAAAGCGGTCGTGGGTGTGGGCATCAACTGGGCCAACGAAGTTCCTGAAACCGGCATTAATCTACAATCTTTCTGTACTGAGGAAGTGTGCCCTTCGATTGCATCGCTGGAAATGCTGGCCGCTGTTACCCTGCGAGGGTTGGCGTCCGGATACCAGTTTTTGGCCGAGAAGGGAATAGCAGAGTTGCTGCCGGCTTACTGTGCATTTTTGACAAGCTTGGGCAAGCCGATTGTCGTAGAGGGGCGTCAGGGAGTTGTCGTGGGGGTCTCTTCTCAGGGTGAGCTACAAGTCCGCTTCCATGCCGATCCAGCCGGCTCAGAAATTTGTCTCCAGCCTGGAACAATTGCTTTGGGTTACAAATATTAA
- a CDS encoding extracellular solute-binding protein, which yields MNRRFFIAGAGTLTLTNLLAGCGDQSRPTLRVQLLKNSLPALVLSLFRKEIGQAFALDFKPESQVKVLFEQLQALHRQPAANEKKPSSFPLPIPFMASKAPQIPDLVTLGDYWLAKAIQQKLIQPLDPAQLQNWKNLPQPWQTLVRRNAEGQIDPAGKVWAAPYRWGTVLIAYNREKFKSLGLKPPQDWSDLWREDLRERISLLDQPREVIGLTLKKLGKSYNTQELNKVPNLKEELSRLHRQAKLYSSNAYLQPLILGDTWVAVGWSGDILSAMAQNKEIAAVVPKSGTSLWADLWVKPAQVSNNSSSELAYKWMDFCWQPQIARLLSSQSKGASPVLVETKRTELSKELQKATLLLPDPEIISKSEFLKPLPTTALEQYKSLWLETRLGPAATGA from the coding sequence GTGAATCGACGGTTTTTTATCGCGGGTGCCGGCACCTTAACGCTCACCAATCTGCTAGCGGGATGTGGTGATCAGAGCCGGCCAACCTTGAGAGTGCAATTGCTGAAAAATTCTCTGCCGGCCCTTGTGTTGAGCTTATTTCGCAAGGAAATCGGGCAAGCTTTTGCTTTGGACTTTAAGCCAGAGTCCCAGGTGAAAGTCTTATTTGAGCAACTGCAAGCCCTGCACCGGCAGCCGGCAGCCAATGAGAAAAAGCCCTCAAGCTTCCCGCTGCCAATTCCTTTTATGGCTTCCAAAGCCCCCCAAATTCCCGATCTGGTGACTTTGGGGGATTATTGGTTGGCAAAGGCGATCCAGCAGAAATTAATTCAACCCCTCGATCCAGCACAGCTACAAAACTGGAAGAATCTGCCCCAGCCGTGGCAAACACTGGTACGGCGGAATGCAGAGGGACAAATCGATCCAGCCGGCAAAGTTTGGGCAGCACCCTATCGGTGGGGTACAGTTTTAATTGCCTATAACCGCGAAAAATTTAAATCCTTGGGCTTAAAACCTCCCCAAGATTGGAGTGATCTGTGGCGAGAGGATCTGCGAGAACGGATTTCTCTGCTCGATCAGCCCCGCGAAGTCATCGGCTTAACTTTAAAAAAACTTGGCAAGTCTTACAATACCCAAGAACTCAATAAAGTTCCAAACCTAAAAGAGGAATTGAGCCGGCTGCATCGGCAAGCCAAACTTTACAGTTCTAATGCTTATTTGCAACCCCTGATTTTAGGAGATACTTGGGTTGCCGTAGGTTGGTCGGGTGATATATTGTCGGCAATGGCCCAAAACAAAGAAATTGCGGCAGTTGTACCCAAGTCTGGGACTTCTCTGTGGGCGGATTTATGGGTGAAGCCGGCACAAGTCAGTAACAATAGCAGCAGCGAACTCGCCTACAAGTGGATGGACTTTTGCTGGCAGCCCCAGATTGCCCGTTTACTCTCTAGCCAGAGCAAAGGTGCCTCGCCGGTGCTTGTAGAGACGAAGCGAACCGAGTTGTCTAAGGAATTACAGAAAGCAACGTTACTACTGCCTGATCCTGAAATTATCAGCAAGAGTGAATTTCTTAAACCTTTGCCGACTACTGCCCTTGAGCAGTATAAATCCTTGTGGTTGGAGACGCGATTAGGGCCGGCGGCAACAGGCGCTTGA
- a CDS encoding M23 family metallopeptidase yields the protein MQQRSAKPGSNHTPLVRVMSWISSIGMLSSGMVWAQSQTTPDAAIDKTAYETPVSLEIAPVEPAPVALESAPSIEIPEKIPQWVQPAPAAPEPVPVEAMAPAPAPVEPAPLAADPVPPPAAPEPAPLAVELEPSPVPVEAQTPTAAERLVPKEQPQVATEPIPLPNSIALPETSPASAPTKAQAPIDYSNVYIDPTSYSLGATKTYEEPNSVVLSERSTGCEAVVGKGQGVSGNLCDSATQPQSPPASNSLILPPPPPPVADLPTAINGGTLPSLEAQPYVPPQPVQPYAQTLPVPQSIQPVATQPYVPSQPAQPYAQPVPAQPYAQPVPAQRYAEIEEAPVAELQPVSVGVFEVASGGVSVGNVAPPSTGGYYYNPSSPRLLGLPGNGNTSLLFPLSMPAPITSAFGWRIHPISGGSSFHAGTDIGAPMGAPVLAALTGKVEIADYLGGYGLAVILKHNQGTEETLYGHLSQILVKPGDVVEQGSVLGQVGSTGNSTGPHLHFEFRQLTAKGWETLDPGAQLEYALARLVKAVETAQSAPKPTAQSAPKPATQSAPQPGAS from the coding sequence ATGCAGCAACGTTCAGCAAAGCCGGGTTCTAATCATACCCCGCTAGTACGGGTAATGAGTTGGATTAGCAGTATTGGAATGCTAAGCAGCGGCATGGTGTGGGCGCAAAGCCAGACAACACCGGATGCAGCAATTGATAAAACTGCTTATGAAACGCCCGTAAGTTTGGAAATCGCGCCGGTGGAGCCGGCACCTGTGGCGCTTGAATCCGCTCCCTCTATAGAAATTCCTGAAAAAATTCCTCAGTGGGTGCAACCGGCTCCAGCCGCCCCAGAACCCGTCCCTGTAGAGGCGATGGCACCCGCACCGGCTCCAGTAGAACCGGCACCCCTTGCTGCCGATCCGGTGCCACCGCCTGCTGCCCCGGAACCAGCACCCCTGGCGGTGGAACTAGAACCCTCTCCAGTGCCGGTGGAGGCGCAAACGCCAACGGCTGCAGAGCGGTTAGTGCCAAAAGAACAGCCGCAGGTGGCAACAGAACCCATCCCTTTGCCAAATTCAATCGCCCTGCCAGAAACTTCGCCCGCTTCTGCGCCTACAAAAGCTCAAGCTCCTATTGATTACAGTAATGTTTATATTGACCCCACAAGCTACAGCCTTGGGGCAACAAAAACTTACGAAGAACCCAATTCAGTGGTTTTGTCTGAACGCTCTACCGGCTGTGAAGCGGTTGTAGGGAAAGGGCAAGGGGTGTCGGGCAACTTGTGTGACAGTGCCACTCAACCCCAGTCTCCACCGGCAAGTAATTCTTTGATTCTTCCACCGCCACCGCCTCCCGTTGCCGATCTGCCGACTGCCATAAATGGCGGGACTTTACCGAGTCTGGAGGCGCAGCCTTACGTTCCCCCGCAGCCGGTGCAGCCTTACGCGCAGACTCTGCCGGTGCCACAGTCTATCCAACCTGTGGCGACGCAGCCTTATGTTCCCTCACAGCCGGCGCAACCCTATGCTCAACCTGTGCCGGCGCAACCCTATGCTCAACCTGTGCCGGCACAACGCTATGCAGAAATTGAAGAAGCGCCGGTGGCAGAGCTTCAGCCGGTTTCAGTTGGAGTCTTTGAGGTTGCGTCCGGTGGAGTTAGTGTTGGCAATGTCGCGCCTCCCAGCACGGGTGGGTACTACTACAACCCCTCATCGCCTCGCCTTCTCGGCTTACCGGGTAATGGCAATACCAGCCTGCTCTTTCCGCTGAGTATGCCGGCTCCGATTACTTCAGCGTTTGGATGGCGAATTCATCCGATTTCTGGCGGGAGTAGTTTCCACGCCGGCACGGATATCGGAGCACCAATGGGAGCGCCGGTTTTAGCTGCCCTTACAGGTAAGGTAGAAATCGCAGACTATCTAGGCGGCTACGGTTTAGCGGTTATCTTAAAACACAATCAGGGCACAGAAGAAACCCTCTATGGCCACCTCTCACAAATTTTAGTCAAACCAGGCGATGTGGTGGAGCAGGGATCGGTGCTTGGCCAAGTCGGCAGCACCGGCAACTCTACCGGCCCGCACCTCCACTTTGAATTCCGTCAGCTAACGGCAAAGGGTTGGGAAACCCTCGACCCCGGTGCTCAGCTAGAGTACGCCTTGGCTCGGCTTGTTAAAGCCGTAGAAACGGCTCAATCCGCTCCCAAACCAACGGCTCAATCAGCTCCTAAGCCAGCGACTCAATCCGCTCCTCAACCCGGTGCTAGCTAA
- the hppD gene encoding 4-hydroxyphenylpyruvate dioxygenase → MQIDHVHFYVEDATASQDWFVNQLGFQAVASFTGNHTRTEIVKNGPVYFFLSSPLTASSPAGQFLQQHPDGIADVAFRVQNIDAVMAKAIAAGAQVLQPVRQQPLNRGHLKWSQIAGWGDLKHTLIEAIDTQEDDVCNFLGRKSAAAMGGVEFTLHPHSKVKTQDLALQLTGIDHVVLNVAAGDLKRAVAWYEKTLGFQPQQAFAIQTERSGLHSQVMVHADGVVQLPINEPTSVNSQIQEFLDINRGSGIQHIALRTGNIVPLVEQLRHKGLPFIQVPPTYYTQLRCRHKVHLAEAEWEEIERSRVLVDWHEETPDALLLQIFTQPIFGQPTFFFELIERRLHARGFGEGNFRALFEAIEQEQLKRSSRNDTFLHQTQRQK, encoded by the coding sequence ATGCAGATTGACCACGTTCACTTCTACGTTGAAGATGCAACAGCGTCACAAGACTGGTTTGTGAACCAGCTGGGTTTTCAAGCCGTCGCCAGTTTCACCGGCAACCACACCCGCACTGAAATTGTTAAAAATGGGCCAGTTTACTTTTTTCTATCTTCACCCCTAACAGCGTCCAGCCCAGCCGGCCAATTTCTTCAACAACATCCAGACGGTATCGCCGATGTCGCGTTTCGTGTGCAAAATATTGACGCGGTGATGGCTAAAGCCATCGCTGCCGGCGCTCAAGTATTACAGCCGGTGCGGCAGCAGCCACTCAATCGAGGGCATCTGAAGTGGAGTCAAATTGCCGGTTGGGGCGACCTAAAACATACTTTAATCGAAGCGATAGATACACAGGAAGACGACGTTTGTAACTTTTTGGGGCGAAAGAGTGCGGCGGCTATGGGGGGTGTCGAATTCACCCTTCACCCCCACTCAAAAGTCAAAACTCAAGACTTAGCACTTCAACTCACCGGCATCGATCATGTGGTGCTTAACGTGGCTGCCGGTGACTTAAAGCGTGCAGTTGCCTGGTATGAGAAAACTTTGGGATTTCAGCCGCAGCAGGCGTTTGCAATTCAAACAGAACGTTCGGGATTGCACTCTCAGGTAATGGTTCATGCCGATGGCGTCGTGCAGTTGCCGATTAATGAGCCTACCTCTGTCAATTCCCAAATTCAAGAGTTTCTGGACATTAATCGAGGTTCAGGAATCCAGCACATCGCCTTACGCACCGGCAATATTGTCCCTTTAGTCGAGCAGTTGCGCCACAAGGGTTTGCCATTTATCCAAGTTCCGCCAACTTACTACACCCAACTGCGATGCCGGCATAAAGTTCATCTGGCGGAAGCGGAATGGGAGGAAATTGAGCGCAGCCGAGTTCTAGTGGACTGGCATGAAGAGACACCCGACGCCTTGCTGTTACAGATATTCACCCAGCCCATTTTTGGCCAACCCACGTTCTTTTTTGAGCTAATTGAGCGCCGGTTACACGCGAGAGGGTTTGGAGAAGGCAACTTTCGGGCTTTATTTGAAGCGATCGAACAAGAACAGCTCAAACGAAGCAGCCGAAACGACACATTCCTTCACCAAACCCAACGGCAAAAGTGA
- a CDS encoding CPP1-like family protein, producing the protein MSEQSNYETLGVTENATFDEIQEARNQLVQQCGGDRKRVEMIEAAYDAILMDRLRQRQEGKIKVPEGIRFPEKLAQAPPKPAPAPPKQGPAWLQKFIDTPSRTDILWPAGLFATLSVLSITSAAGASLLQLALALGVGATLYFLNRKENRFGRAVLLTITGLVFGLVLGGLLSQFGATGLTEEKFITLVTFVVLWLVSSFLR; encoded by the coding sequence ATGAGTGAGCAAAGTAACTACGAAACGCTAGGGGTTACAGAAAACGCGACGTTTGATGAAATCCAAGAAGCACGCAATCAACTGGTGCAGCAGTGCGGCGGGGATCGTAAGCGTGTGGAAATGATTGAAGCGGCTTATGATGCCATCCTGATGGATCGGTTGCGGCAGCGTCAAGAAGGCAAAATCAAGGTTCCGGAAGGCATTCGTTTTCCAGAAAAATTAGCCCAAGCGCCACCTAAACCCGCGCCGGCACCACCGAAGCAAGGTCCTGCTTGGTTGCAAAAGTTCATTGATACCCCCAGCCGGACAGATATTTTATGGCCGGCTGGCTTGTTTGCCACGTTGAGTGTCCTCAGCATCACCTCAGCAGCCGGTGCATCTTTACTGCAACTTGCTCTGGCTTTGGGTGTGGGGGCAACGCTCTATTTTCTTAATCGTAAGGAAAACCGATTCGGTCGCGCTGTATTACTGACGATCACCGGCTTGGTTTTTGGTTTGGTCTTAGGGGGGCTGCTTTCGCAATTTGGTGCAACTGGTTTGACAGAGGAGAAGTTCATCACCTTGGTGACGTTTGTCGTCCTCTGGTTAGTCAGCAGCTTTTTGCGCTAG
- the cobT gene encoding nicotinate mononucleotide-dependent phosphoribosyltransferase CobT translates to MIYTYTQIQQGRRWLERYRGRSPAFACVLGFTETGLIPGISAAGATPDDRRYTAVADAEFLYNGPVAQPDYPLPPLTAGASPVFISRAVVEALGIPVYLLNAGLPVKLTVPAIDLGGTPARCLTTGSALELSTVKLLLEQGLEWGQRLAKDFDYLIIGECVVGGTTTALAVLTGLGVQAAGKVNSSHPNCNHGQKGAVVQAGLQRAGFWPGDCLTSRHSSPDPLQLIAAVGDPMQIAVAGMAIAASRTAGVLLAGGTQMLAVYALIKAIARQYALEWRSEEIVVGTTRWVAEDPSGDTVGLAKAIGSVPLLATGLTFAASRYGVLQVYEQGYVKEGMGAGGCAIAAHLYQGWNQTQLLNAIEALVGRC, encoded by the coding sequence ATGATTTACACTTACACCCAAATACAACAGGGCCGGCGATGGCTGGAACGGTATCGGGGACGATCACCGGCTTTTGCTTGCGTGTTAGGCTTTACCGAAACCGGCCTGATTCCGGGTATTTCCGCTGCCGGTGCAACACCAGATGATCGGCGCTACACAGCAGTGGCGGATGCTGAATTTTTATATAACGGCCCTGTAGCGCAACCTGATTATCCTTTACCGCCTCTGACTGCCGGTGCCTCGCCGGTGTTCATTTCCCGCGCGGTTGTGGAAGCGTTAGGCATTCCTGTTTATTTGTTGAATGCCGGCTTGCCGGTGAAGCTTACTGTGCCGGCAATTGATTTAGGCGGCACACCGGCACGTTGTCTCACCACCGGCAGCGCCTTAGAACTTTCTACCGTAAAACTGTTACTAGAGCAGGGGCTAGAGTGGGGGCAGCGATTAGCCAAAGACTTTGACTATTTAATCATTGGCGAGTGCGTGGTTGGGGGAACGACAACCGCCTTAGCTGTTTTAACCGGCTTGGGCGTTCAGGCTGCCGGTAAAGTCAATAGCAGCCATCCCAACTGCAATCATGGGCAAAAAGGGGCTGTGGTACAAGCCGGTTTGCAACGAGCCGGTTTTTGGCCCGGAGATTGCCTGACTTCTAGACATTCCTCACCTGATCCCCTACAACTCATCGCAGCTGTGGGAGATCCTATGCAAATCGCGGTTGCTGGAATGGCGATTGCAGCCAGTCGCACTGCTGGCGTCTTACTAGCCGGCGGCACGCAAATGCTCGCCGTCTATGCCCTGATCAAGGCCATCGCCCGCCAATACGCCCTAGAGTGGCGTTCAGAGGAAATTGTCGTGGGAACGACCCGATGGGTGGCAGAAGACCCCAGTGGCGACACTGTGGGACTCGCCAAAGCGATTGGATCGGTGCCTCTGCTAGCGACTGGGTTAACGTTTGCCGCCTCTCGCTATGGGGTGCTGCAAGTTTATGAACAGGGCTACGTCAAGGAAGGCATGGGTGCCGGTGGCTGTGCGATTGCGGCTCACCTTTACCAGGGCTGGAATCAAACCCAACTTCTCAATGCTATTGAAGCGTTAGTCGGGCGTTGTTGA
- a CDS encoding bifunctional nuclease family protein: protein MIEMKVAGIALDAATRSPIVLLRDAAERRALPIYIGQDQAKAIISALENQTPPRPLTHDLMANILEEWNLTLERVIIHSLQDNTFYAVLTVRHGEVKKEIDARPSDAIALALRTNTPIWVMEEVIADASIPVDRDADEAERQAFRAFISNLSPEDFIQRGPFSSGETS, encoded by the coding sequence ATGATTGAGATGAAAGTCGCTGGAATTGCACTGGATGCAGCAACCCGCAGCCCAATAGTGCTGCTGAGAGATGCTGCGGAGCGACGTGCGCTTCCGATTTATATTGGTCAAGACCAGGCAAAGGCAATTATTAGTGCGCTGGAAAACCAAACGCCTCCCCGGCCCCTAACCCATGACCTGATGGCCAATATTCTAGAAGAATGGAATTTGACATTAGAGCGGGTGATCATTCATTCGCTACAAGACAATACATTCTATGCGGTGCTGACGGTTCGCCACGGGGAGGTCAAAAAAGAAATTGATGCGCGTCCTAGTGATGCGATCGCTCTGGCTTTGCGTACGAATACCCCCATCTGGGTGATGGAAGAAGTAATTGCCGATGCTTCTATTCCCGTTGATCGAGACGCAGACGAAGCAGAACGGCAAGCTTTCCGAGCGTTTATTTCTAACTTAAGTCCTGAAGATTTTATCCAACGCGGGCCTTTTAGCAGTGGCGAAACCTCGTAG
- the pgeF gene encoding peptidoglycan editing factor PgeF produces the protein MYSWNWRTWNGRSYLTCSLLEQWPHGFFTHQFWPQSPDELVAALQPSAEVYRVKQVHGNTVFKTGEVMPVSVVRGESFEEENAATQAADEPQNFFEADGLATQNSQQAVWVCSADCTPVLIADSHTGQVAAVHAGWRGTAAKIVPQAIARLQEEGSQLHQLRVAMGPAIAGEVYQVSEEVAAQVGATVAPTEDVDSVLSTLHRLPNPPVLEDPEPGRVRLDVRRTISLQLEQLGITAEQVAIAPYCTYQSPEYFFSYRRDNLKKVQWSGIVSIKPANK, from the coding sequence ATGTATAGTTGGAACTGGCGCACTTGGAACGGACGGTCTTATCTCACCTGTAGCCTTTTGGAGCAATGGCCACACGGTTTTTTTACACACCAGTTTTGGCCACAATCCCCCGATGAACTGGTGGCAGCGCTGCAGCCATCTGCTGAGGTTTACCGAGTGAAACAGGTACACGGCAACACTGTTTTCAAAACAGGTGAAGTGATGCCGGTGTCTGTTGTCAGAGGAGAATCTTTTGAGGAGGAAAATGCTGCCACGCAAGCGGCAGATGAACCCCAGAATTTTTTCGAGGCGGATGGCTTAGCGACACAAAACTCCCAGCAGGCGGTGTGGGTTTGCAGCGCGGATTGCACGCCGGTGCTGATTGCTGACTCGCACACAGGTCAAGTGGCGGCTGTTCATGCCGGCTGGCGCGGTACAGCGGCTAAAATTGTGCCGCAAGCGATTGCCAGACTTCAGGAGGAAGGCAGCCAACTGCATCAGTTGCGTGTGGCGATGGGTCCTGCGATCGCGGGTGAAGTTTACCAAGTTTCTGAGGAGGTGGCGGCTCAGGTGGGAGCTACAGTTGCCCCAACTGAGGACGTAGATTCTGTGCTGTCTACCCTACACCGGCTGCCGAATCCGCCGGTTTTAGAAGATCCTGAGCCAGGACGGGTGCGCTTGGATGTGCGGCGGACGATTTCACTGCAACTGGAACAGTTGGGAATTACTGCTGAGCAAGTGGCGATCGCACCTTATTGCACGTACCAATCCCCCGAATACTTTTTTTCCTACCGGCGGGACAACTTGAAAAAGGTGCAGTGGTCAGGGATTGTCAGCATCAAGCCGGCAAACAAATAG
- a CDS encoding aldo/keto reductase, whose translation MHYHRLGKTNLYLSVFSLGTMRYLASPENAVATVRQAVALGINHLETARGYGKSEEYLGAALREMPARREHLYITTKIPPTQDAGEMSRCIDESLDRLGVEWVDCLAIHGINTPQHLEWVLAADGCMQAVQQAVADGKVRHVGFSTHGPLEVILAAINSDLFEFVNLHYYYFFQRNAPAVELAHQKDMGVLIISPADKGGQLYTPPATLEQLCHPFSPLALNYRFLLSDPRVTTLSLGAANPEELEWPLSVADQDEPLMPAEIEVFKRLETHALTALGTDKCSQCYACLPCPENINIPEVLRLRNLAVAYEMSEYGKYRYAMFENAGHWFPGMKGSRCTECGDCLPRCPEQLNIPALLQDAHQRLKGPEGRRLWG comes from the coding sequence ATGCACTACCACCGGCTTGGTAAAACCAATCTGTACCTGTCGGTGTTTTCTTTAGGAACCATGCGCTATTTGGCTTCCCCAGAAAACGCTGTAGCGACAGTGCGACAAGCGGTTGCCTTGGGAATTAATCACTTAGAAACCGCCAGGGGATATGGCAAAAGTGAGGAGTATCTGGGGGCGGCATTAAGGGAAATGCCGGCAAGACGCGAGCATTTGTATATCACCACTAAAATCCCTCCCACCCAAGATGCCGGCGAGATGAGCCGGTGTATTGATGAATCCTTAGACCGGCTGGGTGTAGAGTGGGTGGACTGTTTGGCGATTCACGGGATAAATACGCCCCAGCATTTGGAGTGGGTGCTAGCTGCCGACGGCTGTATGCAAGCAGTGCAGCAGGCAGTTGCAGATGGCAAAGTGCGGCACGTTGGCTTTTCGACACATGGCCCGCTTGAAGTGATTTTAGCCGCAATTAATTCAGATTTATTTGAATTTGTCAATCTGCATTATTATTATTTTTTCCAACGCAACGCACCGGCAGTGGAATTGGCCCACCAAAAAGATATGGGTGTGTTAATTATTTCGCCGGCAGATAAGGGTGGTCAACTTTACACGCCACCGGCAACCTTAGAGCAGTTGTGCCATCCTTTTTCGCCGTTAGCGTTGAATTATCGATTTTTATTGAGCGATCCCCGCGTCACCACCCTCAGTCTAGGTGCTGCCAATCCAGAGGAATTGGAATGGCCACTGAGCGTTGCTGACCAAGATGAACCCTTGATGCCGGCGGAAATAGAAGTATTTAAGCGTCTGGAAACTCACGCGCTAACTGCCTTGGGTACAGACAAGTGTAGTCAGTGCTACGCCTGCTTACCTTGTCCGGAAAACATTAATATTCCGGAAGTGTTGAGGCTGCGGAATTTGGCGGTTGCCTACGAGATGAGCGAGTATGGGAAATACCGTTACGCAATGTTTGAAAATGCCGGCCACTGGTTTCCCGGTATGAAGGGCAGCCGGTGTACTGAGTGTGGCGACTGTTTGCCGCGCTGTCCGGAACAATTAAACATTCCTGCTTTGCTGCAAGACGCGCATCAGCGCCTCAAAGGGCCGGAGGGTCGCCGGCTTTGGGGTTAG
- a CDS encoding riboflavin synthase, producing the protein MFTGLIQALGTINYLGSQQLQVLCASAGSSVILQDLAIGDSVAVDGVCLTVVEILQRGFVATASPETLRRTTLGHQELSNAFVNLETSLRVGSKLGGHFVTGHVDGTGCLQESVQTATSWEMSFTVPAGQIARYIVPKGSIAVNGVSLTVADCDRAGSWFKVAVIPHSFAETNLQYLKPGSLVNLEGDILGKYVEKFLGFGSNQSSAEMPALESPATDNGWDDISPAFLAEHGFL; encoded by the coding sequence GTGTTTACAGGACTCATTCAAGCATTAGGCACGATTAATTACCTGGGTTCGCAGCAATTGCAAGTTTTATGCGCCTCTGCTGGTTCCAGCGTAATTTTGCAAGATTTGGCCATTGGAGACAGCGTTGCTGTTGATGGCGTTTGTTTAACAGTGGTGGAAATTTTACAGCGCGGTTTTGTGGCGACGGCGTCCCCAGAAACCTTGCGCCGCACCACATTGGGACACCAAGAGCTGAGTAACGCTTTTGTTAATTTAGAAACGTCGCTGCGAGTAGGCAGCAAGCTGGGGGGCCATTTCGTCACCGGCCATGTGGATGGCACCGGCTGTCTGCAAGAGTCGGTGCAAACTGCGACTTCTTGGGAAATGAGTTTTACGGTGCCGGCAGGACAAATTGCTCGTTACATTGTCCCGAAAGGCAGTATCGCCGTTAATGGTGTCAGCTTAACGGTGGCTGATTGCGATCGCGCCGGCAGTTGGTTTAAAGTTGCCGTCATTCCCCACAGTTTTGCCGAAACCAACCTGCAATACCTCAAACCCGGTAGCTTGGTGAATTTGGAGGGGGATATTTTAGGCAAATACGTGGAAAAGTTTCTTGGTTTTGGCTCAAATCAATCTTCAGCCGAAATGCCGGCGCTAGAGTCACCCGCTACTGATAATGGCTGGGATGACATCTCACCGGCATTTTTAGCTGAGCATGGATTTCTTTGA